TGTTTTTGTTTTGGCCAGCAGGACTTTAGGCCAGAGATGCTGTCATATTTTTGCTTAGATTTAAGTCTGAAATTTCACATTTAAGAATCTAAGAATACGGAGCAAAAAAAGTGATGGCTTAACGCGTAATCGGTTCCAAAATAGAACCGCAGAATCAAAAAGTTGGCTCAAGTCGAATAAAGGGCTGCTCCCAATTTGTCGAACGTAGCGAGCAAAAACAAAGATAGTGGTGTTAGGAGTAGGTAGTACCGATCGATGTGCCGACCAGGAGGCGCCGGGGACAGCGCGCTGAAAATAAAAAAAAGGTTTCCACAGAATTTTGTGGTGGCAGAAATCCAAAACCCGTTCTAGCTCTAGGTGGGTCGCCGTTATAACAACTTTAGGCTTCTCAGTCCAAAAATGCTGAGCCTGCTCACCATCGTCAGGGACAGCCCCCGTACTTATGCTTGTAGGGTTTTAATTTACTGATTCCACAAACCTATAGAAACCCTTACTGATTACTTTACCACGCAGAAAAGAATGCACAACGGGAAGCCATTACAGGCGATGTCTCATTTTGAAAAATCCCACCAAATCCGCAGATTTACAGGCGAATTTTTTTTGCCCATCCCAGCATAAAGCCCTGCGTCTCCAAAAGGTACCTGCTTCCCTTTGGTAGCGCTCCAGCGCTACCAAAGGGAAGCAGGTACCTTTGGAGATCGATTTTCGTGTGTCTCATATAAAGATTCCCGGTCGTAATTCCGATAAACTGTTTATATGAGCCGCTACTTTCAGTCTGTCTTATACAGCCTGTTTCTCATGAATGCCTTTTTGGGGTCGTCGGACTGGTTTACCACTTCGTTTGCCGCCAATTGGATTAGACTAGTATCGAGCACCACGGCTCATGCTGACACTGCTACGATCTCGCCCGCCGCGCCGCCTACCTCCCAGCCACCAATCACAATTGGCACCCCGCAGAGAACTGATACTGATCGCCTCGAAGATCAGATCAAATCTTGCCAGCCATCCTACCAGAAGTACGAATCTCAAGTGGCTACGGCCAGAGAAAAATGCGCAAAACTGCGAGTCACAAAGAAGCGCGGGACACTCATTCAAGACACTGAGTTATGTCAAAAAGCGGCTGAAGACTGTTTTGGGGCCATGAATAGTTATGTCTATTTTGGAAACCCCTCTGACAAAAAAAAGAGAAGGGATCAATCTAAGCGTGTCGGTGAAGAAATGGCTGATGCATGCCCTCCCTTTCAGATGCAAAAAATGAAACTAGAGGGTTCGATTCTCAAAGATCACCAAGATACAGTAAAGGACCTTGAGGATGACATTTTCAAATTGATGAAGAAAATCTCTGATTCCAAAATAAAATACGAAAAAGACAGTCTTGATATTCAGGCCCAAATCACAAAAGCTCAGCAAGATCAAAGAGCGGTGACAGAGGATATTCAACGAGCCTTGAGCAATCAGCAGCTACAAAACTCTCAGCAGGCTCAAAAGCTGCTATCAGCTTACCGGGAGCTACAAGCTCAGCTCGATCGACTGAGAACCTCTGATCTTCAAAAAGCCCGTACCGCCTACCTCAACAGCATTCAAGACACTTACCAAGACTGCATCTCAAAGGCTGAAGAGTCCTCAACAATGACTGTCAATGCTCTGGCTGCACAGGCAATGAACAACACTCACATACCTTTCGACTGGTTAATTCGTACAAAAGGACGATCTGAGCAAGAAAAACAGCAAATGATTGTTCGCTATCGTGCAGCTAAGTGTATGGAAGGGCCCGGAAAACTCGGGGACCTTCAAAAATTAGAAAGAGCCTACCAAGATGGACTCCGCGATATGCGATTAAAAGAGCAAGAGATATTAAGGCGTATCGAAGATGTCATCGCCCAGCGCGATCTACTTAATAGCGAACAAATTGTACTTTCACAGAATCTCACTCAGCAATCCAACACACAACTCAACAACCTAAGAAATACTATTCTACAACATATGAGGTCTATGGAGATTGCAGCTCAGCAGCACGGTGAAGAGATCGGGCTTTTGAACGCAGAACTTGCCAATAAGCATCAAGAGAAACTGAAATCCGAAAGTACACTCGTGGCACTGGGACTTGCCAATCTAAAAGACGTGCGTGGCGAGTACAGCAAGGCATTAGCGTCGTCAGACAACGGTCGTGACTCTATAAAGGCAACCGTCACTTTAGAAGAATACGACGAAGCACTAGAAAGCATTGGCAAAATAAATATTACCTTCAAAAAAGCACAAGATGACTGTCTTTGTAGCAAAGACGATTCAGGTAAAGTCAAAACTGATTTTGAGGCAGTTCTTGGTAGCCTTGCGCCAACAACCGGACAAAACAGCATTCTGGATGGCTATGTTAAACAAGCCCAACGAGCCTGTGAAGCTCTAAGCAAAAAAGAGTCCCGCGAAAGCACGACAGGTGACAGCACGGTATCGCAGGGGGGCAACTAAAACACTTGAAAGACTTGAGCCTGTCGCTACCACGCCCAACTCATGCTTAAGAGGCCACTGAGAATCTATTTTTGAGTCGTTGCATTGTCTTTGACCTAACAATTGAAGCCCTACCAACTTGTATCCTCTGACCTCTTCATTTACTCTTTTAGCCTATGGCAAAAAAATTGATTCTCGCGGTGTTTTCAATCGCTTTAATTGGCGCAATTTCGGCTGGCCTTTTTTTAGTTTGGATATCAGGAAGCCTTCCAAAACTTGTTACAGTCGAAGATTATAAACCCTTACTCGTTTCTGAAGTCTTCGACAGAAACGGAGAAAAAGTTGGAGAATTCTTTAGAGAACGAAGACTCATCGTACCTTTTGAAAAAATGCCTGAACAGATTGTTCAAGCCTTTATCTCGGCTGAAGACTCAAGCTTTTTCAATCATGGCGGAATCAACCTAGTTGCAATTTTCCGAGCCTTTGTAGCCAATGTGAAGGCCGGCCGCAAAGTTCAAGGCGGCAGCACCATCACCCAACAGGTAGCTCGCTCTCTTATGTTGACCTCAGAGAAAACCTATGACCGCAAGATACGCGAGATTTTGCTCTCTTACAAAATGGAGCAAAACCTTTCTAAGCAAGAGATTCTCTATCTTTACTTGAACCAAATCTATCTAGGGCAAGGAGCTTATGGCGTTGAAGCTGCCGCAAGGTCTTATTTTCGAAAACCCGTCGACCAACTAAACGTTGCAGAAGCGGCGCTATTGGCGGGTCTGCCTCAGGCGCCGACTCGGTATTCTCCATCGAACAATCCTGAAATGGCTAAGCAGCGGCAGGTTTACGTCTTAAGACGAATGAACGAAGAGGGGTACATTACCGACGAAGAGTTTGAGAAATGGAAGAATGAACCTTTGAAGTTTTTTGTTCGGACGGACTATAAAGATCGCGCTCCCTATTTTTTAGAAACGCTCAGGCAATACTTGGTCAATCAACTGGGAGAAACCGCCGTTCTCGATGAAGGGCTTCGTATACACACTTCTTTAGACCTCTCGGCTCAGGAACTTGCGCAAGAAGAAGTTCGTAAAGGATTAAGAGACACCGACAAACGACAGGGTTACCGCGGTCCGCTTCAGCATATCGAAGGCGACGAAGCCATCACTGAATTTCTCAAGGCCAATGAAGAGGGTCTCGTCAAGTCGGCCTCAGACTCACAGATTCTTCTGCCGGACGGCAGCGTTAATTACCTTGGTGATTTTGTTGATTTGAAAGCAGACCCAACTAAAAAGTCCGCAGCACTGATACCGATGGCAATCTCAAAGCTTCCGGCGCATCTTAAAGTAGGAGAGTTTTACAAAGGTCTCGTCAGCTCGGTAAACGACAAGAACGGTTTTGTCATTGTCGATCTTCCCGGCATAAAAGGCATGATCGACTTTGATACGATGACCTGGGCCAGAAAGCTAAATCCAGAAATTCGCTACGATTACGATCTCATCAAAAAACCTTCTCAAGCACTTAAAGCAGGTGACATCGTTCTAATCAGGATTGCCTCAGAGGGCATTTCGAGTGAACGCATCAAAAAGTGGCATAAAGAAACCACGGATTACTTTAAAAAAATCAAAAAACCTCTTCCAGCCACTGTACCTGACCTCGATAAGCTTGTTGCACTAGAACTGGAGCAAGAGCCTGTTGTTGAAGGAGCCCTTCTTAGCTTTGACCTACAAACAAAAGACATCGTTGCTATGGTGGGCGGCTATTCGTTTCAAGACACCCCATTTGGAAGAAAGGGAAGCCAGTTCAATCGCACGATTCAAGCTGTTAGGCAAACGGGCTCGGCTTTTAAACCCTTTGTTTACTTAGCCGGCCTTGACCGTGGGTACAGCCCCAACACCGTTATTGTGGATGCGCCCATCGTTTACAAAGATGACACAATTACCGAAGTGAAAGATTCCAACGATAGCCAAGACAACGAAGTCAAAGTATGGAAACCCGGAAACTACAATTCTCAGTTTGGTGGCGATATACTTTTTCGAAACGCCCTCATCGAATCCAAAAACATCCCGACCATAAAAATACTCGACAAAACAGGAGTCGACACTGTCGCAACCTATGTAAAGCGACTAGGCGTTTTTAGTCCGCTGAACATGGATCTCAGTCTTGGGCTCGGCTCATCTTCTACGACTCTTTACGAAATGACTCGAGCTTATGGTGTTTTTGCAAATCTAGGAAGGCGCCTCACACCTATAATGATTCGTAAAGTAATAACTGCCAGCGGAGAAGAAGTTTTGTCTGCTACGAGCTTGGATGAGCGATTCAAAACAGATCTCGAGAATTTAGCCCAAGAATTTGAAAAGAAACGAACCGAGACTTTAGCGTATTTAAATTCCACGGACGCAGCAAAACCGACAGATACGCCGCCAAAAGAAACTGGGGAAATGGGAGAAGCTGAAACGATTTTACCGGCCCATGAAGCGAAACGAAAAGGCCCACTGCCGCTCTATTTTGAGGATCCAGATCAGCTTATCTCCCCTCAAAGCGCTTATCTCATAACCTCAATACTTACCGGCGTCATCCGTGACCCTGGCGGAACAGGCGCTAGAGCGCGGGCCCTTGGCCGAACAGCTGCTGGTAAAACGGGCACTACAAGCGACTATTTTGATACGTGGTTCATTGGTTACACGCCACAATTCATTACGGGCGTATGGGTAGGTTTCGACGCCGAAAAGAGTTTGGGCCGCGGAGAGACGGGCTCTTCTACCGCCCTTCCAATATGGCTCGAAGTCATGAAAAAGCTTCACGATAATAGGGAGATTCGTGAGTTTTCAGTGCCATCAAAAATTGTATTCGCCAACATCGACGCCGAGGCAGGTCGCCTAGCCTCTTCTCGTTCGAAAGTAGTGGTGCGGCAGGCCTTTCTGGAGGGTACCGAACCTGGTACACAGCAAGAGGTTGAAAAGCGGCTCGACGACCAAGAAGAAAAAGAATTTTTAAAAGAAGATCTTGTCCAGTAAAGAAATACCTTCCAGTTAACTCGCGCGCCATGTGCGATGAGAAAGCTGAAGAAGCATTGCCCATGCGACGAAGAATGATAGGCACACGGTTTAAACAGGATTAGAATTACTCATGAACTCCATCAAGTTATGGGGTGTTCGACAAAACAATCTTAAGAATTTAAATGTCGAATTCCCATTATTTAAAATGACAGTGCTTTGCGGACCGAGCGGATCTGGCAAAAGCTCGCTGGCCTTTGAAACTCTCTATGCAGAAGGACAGCGCCGCTACATCGAAAGCTTATCCAGCTACGCTCGCCAGTTTTTACACAAAGCCCCGCAACCTCTCATTGAAGATATCGAAAATATTCCCCCGGCCCTTGCAATCGAACAACATAACTCTGTGAAGACGAGCCGATCGACTGTGGGCACACTTACAGAGCTGAATGATTATCTCAGATTGCTCTTTGAAAAAATCGGTAAACCTCACTGCCCCAATCATCACACGCCCATAGTTAAAGATCACCCTGGTCAAGTGGTAGACAAACTCTTCGAGCATTTCGACGGCGCCCGAGGGTATGTTTTGGCTCCCATTAAAAAGGCGCAGCTCACTCTTGACGATAAGAAGCTTGCTGGGCTTCTTCAAAAAGATGGTATAAAGAGATTTTTTGTCAATGGTGAAGTCGTCGACTTTGAAATAGGCACTCAATTGCCAAGCTCTGACTTTGAACTTGTCGTCGATCGAGTCGCAGTTACAAAAGATGATCGAGCAAGACTTTTAGATTCCGTCTCTCAGTGTTATCAACTCAGTCTTCGATATAACTCTAAGTATACGGGCGGCAAAATGCGCTTTCTGTCGACCGATCAAAGAGAGATGCGATTTACTGAAGAGAATGCCTGCTCGATCTGTGATTTTACTTTTCCAAAGATCACCTCAGCGTTTTTTAGTTTTAGCTCGCCCGTTGGAGCCTGCTCAACCTGCAGTGGATTCGGCAATCAGCTTGTGCTCGATGAGTTCAAAATAGTTCCCAAGCCATCCTTATCAATTAAGCAGGGGGCCCTTGCTCCATTTGAAATGCCCAGCGCCAAGCAAGATCGCAGAGAACTGCTTAAGTTTTGCGAGAAAGCTGGCGTTGACCCGCTTGTACCTTGGGAGAGTCTTTCACAAAAGGATCGCGAAACTGTTTGGAATGGTAGCGGCAAGTTTTCTGGGGTAAAAGGCCTCTTTGATTATCTTGAGACTAAGAAGTACAAAATGCACGTTCGCGTGTTTCTTTCGCGCTACAAAACGCAGCAGCTCTGCACAGTTTGTCACGGTAGCCGCTTAAGACCCGAGGCGGCTTTTGTACTCATCGGAAGCCATTCCATTCAAACTCTCTCAAAGTTAACTCTCGGAGAACTACTTCTTGAAATAGGAAAATTGGATCTTTCAAACTCAGAGGCAGCTCTCTCAAAAGACATTCGTTTGCAGCTCACCTCTCGCCTTAAGTTTTTGTCGGACGTTGGCGTACCTTATTTAAACTTGGATCGAGCTACGCGAACACTCTCCGGCGGAGAGTATCAGCGCATCCAATTGGCAAACCAGCTCGGGATGGGGCTTAGCCAAATTCTTTATGTGCTAGACGAGCCGACCATTGGGCTGCATCCGCGCGACAACCACCGTCTCATTGATGCGCTCAAGGGTCTCGTAGCCCTCAGAAACACTCTTGTCGTTGTAGAGCACGACGCTGATGTTATCAAATCGAGCGACTATGTTATCGAAATGGGGCCAGGATCTGGCCCATCGGGCGGCGAGATTGTTTACTCTGGCTCCACTAAAGATTTTTTAGAATCTAATGATTCTCTAACAGCCCGCTATCTTAATAGCCGCGCGCCCCTTGTTGAGATGCACGCAGCGAAATCCTTAGACTATGAGAATCTTAAGTTCTATGTGGGAATCAAAGGCGCCCGCGGACACAATTTAAAGAATATTAACGTAAAACTTCCTCTTAATAGCCTTGTTACGGTTGCGGGTGTTAGTGGGTCAGGTAAGTCGAGCCTCATCACACAGACGCTTTATCCGGCACTCCATTTGGCTCTCAAAAGAGAGCGTATCTCGGGCCTAGAGTATGACACTCTTGAAGGACACGAAAACCTGAGAGACGTCGTTCTTGTCGATCAAAGTTCTATTGGAAGGTCTTCAAGAAGCAATCCTTTGACGTATCTTAAGGTGTTTGACGAAGTCAGAAAACTCTTCGCAGCACTAAGTGATGCCATAGATTTGGGTTTCACTGCGGGTACGTTCAGCTTAAACGTCTCGGGCGGCAGATGCGACGCTTGTCAGGGCGACGGCGTACAAATTGTCGACATGTTGTTTATGGATGACGTCACACTGACCTGCGAAGAGTGCGGCGGAAAGCGCTACAACCCAGATGTTTTAACGGTTAGGTACAAGGGCAAAAACATAAACGAAGTACTTAATATGACGGTCCAAGAGGCTTCACTATTTTTTTCTGATAACAAAAATCTTAAGCGCGCACTTGGTATATTAAAAGATGTGGGGCTCGATCACATTCAGCTAGGTCAATCATCAAGCACCTTCTCTGGCGGCGAGCTTCAAAGGCTTAAGCTTGCCCGCGAGTTTATGCAAAGTACCCAAAGGGCTACGCTCTACATACTAGATGAGCCAACAACAGGTCTGCATTTTCGAGAGATAGAGCTACTACTCAAAGCCCTCTGTCGTCTGATACAAGCTGGCGGAAGCGTTATTATGATCGAGCACAACATGGATGTTATTAGAAACTCCGACTTTGTGATCGAGATTGGCCCTGAAGGCGGCGGTGAAGGTGGCCATCTTCTCTTCGCAGGGGCTCCAAAAGATCTCATTGCCGTCAAAAGCTCGCCCACCGCCAAATATCTTGAGCCCTACTTCTCTGCAAAGAAAGAAAAGAAGCCGAACACCGGGCCATTTAGTGAGGCCGTTAAGTGATTCGCTTTTATTTCTACTCATGCGCCCCGGTTTGTGCAATAAGCCAAGGTCAGATGAAGTCGTTTGAAAGGCTGAGATGAACTGGATCGCCGCAAAGAAACTCTACCCCTACATAATCCCTTATAGGCGTCAGTTTTTTTTCGCCATTTTTATAGGACTATTGTTTGCCCTGACGAGCGGACTTCCGGCCGTTCTCGGAAAGTATCTTATCGATGATGGCTTTGTAAAAAAGAACATCTCGCTACTCACCTGGTCGTGTGTTGCGATTGTGGTCCTTTATATAATCAACGGATTCTTTAGGTACATTCACTACTATTTGCTCATATTTTACGGCGAAAAGGTTTGCGCTGATATACAGATAGCCTTACAGCAAAAATTCATGGACTTGAGCTTGGCTTACCATAGTGAGAATGATTCTGGAGCAAATTTATCTAAGGTGATAAATGATGTGAACAACATCAAGGTCGGGCTTTTAATGGTTGCAGACATTTTGCGTGAGCCATTTACTGCCATCGCTCTACTAGGGTGGATTATTTACCTCGACTGGAAGCTCACCCTTCTAGTGATTGTCTTAGCGCCTATACTAGCACTGACTCTCAAGCAATTCGGCAAAAGCATTCGAAAATACTCTCACCAGCAGCAAGAGACTTTAGAGAACCTCACCTCGACTTTTAAGGAAACTTTAGATGGAGTGCGGATTATTCAAGGGTACAATTTGCAGCAGCATATGAAGCAACGGCTTATGAGGGTTGTAGATAATTACCTTACGTCTCGCAGAAAGATTATCACTCGACAAGAAAGCGCTGGGCCCGTTTCTGACTGGCTAGGCGCAATCGCTTTTACGATAGCGGCCTTTTATATTGGCGTTCAAATCATCGAAGATAAATCAACTTTAGGTAATTTTGTCTCATTTATAGCAGCCCTTGGCATTTTGCAGAAGCCCGTCAAAAAAGTCCAAGATGCTTATGTTCGCCTTCAACCTTCTTTCGTTGCCGCCGAGAGGATACTGCGAGTTTTAGAAAACCCACAGGTTGTTACGGACAAGCCAGCCTCGCGAGCGTTCAACCGCAACTTCAATAATATATCATTTAAAGACATTAGCTTTAGGTATCCCCATGCATCTTCTGATTCTCTCAGCAACATTAACCTCGACGTCAACAGAGGCGAAGTCATTGCTTTTGTGGGCACCAGCGGAAGCGGCAAGTCGACTCTTGTCAATTTGCTCGCAAGGTTTATGGATCCCACCTCAGGTTGCATTTTTGTTGATGGTGTCGATATT
The Bdellovibrionales bacterium CG10_big_fil_rev_8_21_14_0_10_45_34 genome window above contains:
- a CDS encoding penicillin-binding protein 1A, which produces MAKKLILAVFSIALIGAISAGLFLVWISGSLPKLVTVEDYKPLLVSEVFDRNGEKVGEFFRERRLIVPFEKMPEQIVQAFISAEDSSFFNHGGINLVAIFRAFVANVKAGRKVQGGSTITQQVARSLMLTSEKTYDRKIREILLSYKMEQNLSKQEILYLYLNQIYLGQGAYGVEAAARSYFRKPVDQLNVAEAALLAGLPQAPTRYSPSNNPEMAKQRQVYVLRRMNEEGYITDEEFEKWKNEPLKFFVRTDYKDRAPYFLETLRQYLVNQLGETAVLDEGLRIHTSLDLSAQELAQEEVRKGLRDTDKRQGYRGPLQHIEGDEAITEFLKANEEGLVKSASDSQILLPDGSVNYLGDFVDLKADPTKKSAALIPMAISKLPAHLKVGEFYKGLVSSVNDKNGFVIVDLPGIKGMIDFDTMTWARKLNPEIRYDYDLIKKPSQALKAGDIVLIRIASEGISSERIKKWHKETTDYFKKIKKPLPATVPDLDKLVALELEQEPVVEGALLSFDLQTKDIVAMVGGYSFQDTPFGRKGSQFNRTIQAVRQTGSAFKPFVYLAGLDRGYSPNTVIVDAPIVYKDDTITEVKDSNDSQDNEVKVWKPGNYNSQFGGDILFRNALIESKNIPTIKILDKTGVDTVATYVKRLGVFSPLNMDLSLGLGSSSTTLYEMTRAYGVFANLGRRLTPIMIRKVITASGEEVLSATSLDERFKTDLENLAQEFEKKRTETLAYLNSTDAAKPTDTPPKETGEMGEAETILPAHEAKRKGPLPLYFEDPDQLISPQSAYLITSILTGVIRDPGGTGARARALGRTAAGKTGTTSDYFDTWFIGYTPQFITGVWVGFDAEKSLGRGETGSSTALPIWLEVMKKLHDNREIREFSVPSKIVFANIDAEAGRLASSRSKVVVRQAFLEGTEPGTQQEVEKRLDDQEEKEFLKEDLVQ
- the uvrA gene encoding excinuclease ABC subunit A — translated: MNSIKLWGVRQNNLKNLNVEFPLFKMTVLCGPSGSGKSSLAFETLYAEGQRRYIESLSSYARQFLHKAPQPLIEDIENIPPALAIEQHNSVKTSRSTVGTLTELNDYLRLLFEKIGKPHCPNHHTPIVKDHPGQVVDKLFEHFDGARGYVLAPIKKAQLTLDDKKLAGLLQKDGIKRFFVNGEVVDFEIGTQLPSSDFELVVDRVAVTKDDRARLLDSVSQCYQLSLRYNSKYTGGKMRFLSTDQREMRFTEENACSICDFTFPKITSAFFSFSSPVGACSTCSGFGNQLVLDEFKIVPKPSLSIKQGALAPFEMPSAKQDRRELLKFCEKAGVDPLVPWESLSQKDRETVWNGSGKFSGVKGLFDYLETKKYKMHVRVFLSRYKTQQLCTVCHGSRLRPEAAFVLIGSHSIQTLSKLTLGELLLEIGKLDLSNSEAALSKDIRLQLTSRLKFLSDVGVPYLNLDRATRTLSGGEYQRIQLANQLGMGLSQILYVLDEPTIGLHPRDNHRLIDALKGLVALRNTLVVVEHDADVIKSSDYVIEMGPGSGPSGGEIVYSGSTKDFLESNDSLTARYLNSRAPLVEMHAAKSLDYENLKFYVGIKGARGHNLKNINVKLPLNSLVTVAGVSGSGKSSLITQTLYPALHLALKRERISGLEYDTLEGHENLRDVVLVDQSSIGRSSRSNPLTYLKVFDEVRKLFAALSDAIDLGFTAGTFSLNVSGGRCDACQGDGVQIVDMLFMDDVTLTCEECGGKRYNPDVLTVRYKGKNINEVLNMTVQEASLFFSDNKNLKRALGILKDVGLDHIQLGQSSSTFSGGELQRLKLAREFMQSTQRATLYILDEPTTGLHFREIELLLKALCRLIQAGGSVIMIEHNMDVIRNSDFVIEIGPEGGGEGGHLLFAGAPKDLIAVKSSPTAKYLEPYFSAKKEKKPNTGPFSEAVK
- a CDS encoding ABC transporter ATP-binding protein, which encodes MNWIAAKKLYPYIIPYRRQFFFAIFIGLLFALTSGLPAVLGKYLIDDGFVKKNISLLTWSCVAIVVLYIINGFFRYIHYYLLIFYGEKVCADIQIALQQKFMDLSLAYHSENDSGANLSKVINDVNNIKVGLLMVADILREPFTAIALLGWIIYLDWKLTLLVIVLAPILALTLKQFGKSIRKYSHQQQETLENLTSTFKETLDGVRIIQGYNLQQHMKQRLMRVVDNYLTSRRKIITRQESAGPVSDWLGAIAFTIAAFYIGVQIIEDKSTLGNFVSFIAALGILQKPVKKVQDAYVRLQPSFVAAERILRVLENPQVVTDKPASRAFNRNFNNISFKDISFRYPHASSDSLSNINLDVNRGEVIAFVGTSGSGKSTLVNLLARFMDPTSGCIFVDGVDIREFRLKDLRSNVALVTQDVFLFNDTIAENIRAGSPVSVEKTIQAAELANANKFIEAKPNKFESTVGERGSSLSGGEKQRVSIARAIYKDAPILILDEATSALDSASEVEVQKGLDELMHGRTTFVIAHRLSTVMRADRILVMEHGKIIESGTHRELIQMGGKYSELESLQLRSFD